One genomic region from Candidatus Thorarchaeota archaeon encodes:
- the purM gene encoding phosphoribosylformylglycinamidine cyclo-ligase, whose protein sequence is MADVLIIAGSKSDEKIVKKATGVLEELRIAYMVEYASAHREPDRVKSIVESSDAKVIIAVAGLAAALPGFVASLTDRPVIGVPVSAALGGLDALLSIAQMPKGVPVATVGIDNGQNAAHLAARILGVQKEPAGQPPKTYAEAGVDESKVADGLKVIAKYVRKSFGTREVTQDFGHYANTVRVNDELVIALSTDGVGSKVIIAEMAGIYDTIGQDCVAMNVNDLICIGAMPVGFVDYLACERPLPAEVLEQIGQSLLDACRASDIPILGGETAILPDIIRGHGTTGLDLAGTAVGIAHPAELIDGSAIQPGDSIIGIASNGLHSNGFTLARRVVLANHSLNDILPWGISVAEELLKPTRVYVPHFRALLENGIDVRGIAHITGSGFKKILRLHSANFRIQDLPNLPPIFRLIQEEGQIDWAEMFSTFNMGIGLVVIVPEDQAPQALDVIRALDEAYLIGVVEESDKGEVTIEPYGVVLT, encoded by the coding sequence ATGGCAGATGTCTTAATTATTGCGGGAAGCAAGAGCGATGAGAAGATCGTCAAGAAAGCGACCGGGGTCCTCGAGGAATTGAGGATCGCCTACATGGTGGAATATGCGTCCGCGCATAGAGAGCCAGATCGTGTAAAGTCGATAGTGGAATCATCTGATGCCAAGGTCATCATCGCCGTTGCTGGACTCGCGGCTGCGCTCCCCGGTTTCGTTGCCTCTCTTACCGATCGACCCGTCATTGGAGTTCCTGTATCTGCAGCCCTTGGTGGACTTGACGCCCTTCTCTCGATTGCACAGATGCCCAAGGGGGTACCAGTTGCAACCGTTGGTATTGATAATGGGCAGAACGCAGCCCACTTGGCAGCCCGTATCTTGGGCGTGCAGAAAGAGCCTGCTGGACAGCCACCGAAGACCTATGCAGAGGCCGGCGTTGATGAGTCGAAGGTCGCCGATGGTCTCAAAGTGATCGCAAAATACGTCCGCAAGTCCTTTGGCACTCGTGAGGTCACTCAGGACTTTGGGCATTACGCTAATACTGTTCGTGTCAATGATGAGTTGGTCATTGCCCTCTCCACTGATGGTGTGGGCAGTAAAGTGATCATCGCCGAGATGGCAGGGATCTACGATACTATTGGTCAGGACTGCGTTGCTATGAATGTCAACGATCTGATCTGTATCGGTGCGATGCCTGTTGGTTTCGTAGACTATCTGGCCTGTGAGAGACCGCTTCCTGCTGAGGTCTTGGAACAGATCGGTCAGAGCCTTCTTGACGCCTGTCGTGCTTCTGACATCCCGATTCTCGGAGGCGAGACCGCAATCTTGCCTGATATCATACGAGGTCATGGGACCACTGGCCTAGATTTGGCAGGGACTGCTGTTGGGATCGCTCATCCTGCTGAGCTCATTGACGGTTCCGCAATTCAGCCCGGAGACTCAATCATCGGCATTGCCTCGAACGGTCTTCACTCAAACGGCTTCACGCTTGCCCGGCGTGTTGTCTTGGCTAATCATTCACTTAATGATATCCTGCCATGGGGGATCAGCGTGGCGGAAGAATTGCTCAAGCCCACAAGGGTCTATGTTCCGCACTTTCGGGCCCTCTTAGAGAATGGAATCGATGTCCGTGGTATCGCTCACATTACAGGGTCCGGATTCAAGAAGATTCTGCGACTGCATTCTGCGAACTTTCGAATTCAAGACCTCCCAAACCTACCCCCGATCTTTCGGCTCATCCAAGAGGAGGGACAGATCGATTGGGCCGAGATGTTCTCGACCTTCAATATGGGTATAGGTCTCGTGGTCATTGTCCCTGAGGATCAAGCGCCCCAGGCTCTAGATGTGATCCGGGCTCTTGACGAGGCCTATCTGATTGGAGTGGTTGAAGAATCCGATAAAGGAGAGGTCACAATAGAACCGTACGGGGTTGTACTCACATGA
- the purD gene encoding phosphoribosylamine--glycine ligase, protein MTRVLLVGNGAREHALATALHRSDVEIVSRMSRNNPGIARLSKEVLIGPLEDFGSYLDLSGIDYAVIGPEAPLALGVVDYLEQHGVPCVGPSKEPAQIETSKVFARTLLDDVAPHANPEFGIARSPSEIDDIITQIGQANIVIKPDGLTGGKGVKIFGEHLHSIDDIKNYAEGLIAKEGAVLLEERLQGIEFTMQTFVDGERLELMPLVRDYKRAFDGDQGPNTGSMGSYSQADHRLAYLEESDIDAALGIMRTTVRGLKERTGARYKGILYGQFMKTKSGVKVIEFNARFGDPEAMNVLTLLSSSMDDVCQSIVDGHVVRPTFEHLSTVCVYVVPEGYPGPDVVKDAEITIGQGLSSHIYYASVYEKDSQVYTTGSRALGVLATAPTVAEARAQAYADVQKIAGRVRFRSDIADGIDV, encoded by the coding sequence ATGACGAGAGTTCTACTTGTTGGTAACGGCGCCAGAGAGCATGCACTTGCTACGGCCCTGCATCGGTCTGATGTCGAGATCGTATCACGAATGAGTAGAAATAATCCGGGGATCGCCCGATTATCTAAGGAGGTATTGATAGGTCCGCTCGAAGATTTTGGATCCTATCTCGACCTAAGCGGAATCGATTATGCCGTTATTGGTCCGGAGGCCCCACTGGCCTTGGGCGTGGTAGATTATCTTGAGCAGCACGGGGTTCCATGTGTTGGGCCATCTAAGGAGCCTGCGCAGATTGAGACCAGTAAAGTGTTTGCCCGGACATTGCTCGATGATGTTGCGCCTCATGCTAATCCCGAGTTTGGTATTGCGCGGAGTCCCAGTGAGATCGATGACATCATCACGCAGATCGGTCAGGCCAATATAGTCATCAAGCCTGACGGACTCACTGGTGGAAAGGGGGTCAAGATCTTTGGTGAGCATTTGCATTCGATAGACGATATCAAGAATTATGCGGAAGGTCTCATTGCCAAAGAGGGGGCGGTACTCCTCGAGGAACGATTGCAGGGAATAGAGTTCACCATGCAGACCTTTGTAGATGGCGAGCGGTTGGAGCTGATGCCCTTGGTCCGTGATTACAAGAGGGCGTTTGATGGAGATCAGGGTCCAAACACTGGTTCCATGGGGTCGTACTCACAGGCGGACCATAGGCTCGCATATCTTGAGGAGTCCGATATTGACGCTGCACTTGGTATCATGAGAACAACCGTTCGGGGTCTCAAGGAGAGGACGGGCGCTCGATACAAGGGCATTCTCTATGGTCAGTTTATGAAGACCAAGTCTGGCGTCAAGGTCATAGAATTCAATGCACGATTTGGTGACCCCGAGGCGATGAATGTACTGACTCTTCTCTCATCCTCCATGGACGATGTCTGTCAGAGTATCGTTGATGGTCATGTAGTTCGTCCAACGTTTGAGCATCTCTCTACAGTCTGTGTCTACGTTGTCCCTGAGGGCTACCCCGGTCCAGATGTTGTCAAGGATGCAGAGATCACCATCGGTCAAGGTCTAAGTTCACACATTTACTATGCATCTGTCTATGAAAAAGACAGCCAAGTCTATACGACGGGAAGTCGTGCACTGGGTGTTCTTGCAACTGCCCCGACGGTGGCGGAGGCCCGAGCGCAGGCCTATGCTGATGTCCAGAAGATCGCTGGGCGTGTGAGGTTTCGAAGCGATATTGCTGACGGCATTGATGTTTAG
- the guaA gene encoding glutamine-hydrolyzing GMP synthase: MGSHERVIVLDFGGQYTHLIARRCRDLGVYAEILPQDTRLDEQILTGVKGVILSGGPRTVGEDDVKGIFAENLSTLRGLHIPVLGICFGHQLLAVAHGGELAPGGNPEYGSTKIRVIDRSSILRGLEPEQMVWMSHSDEVRTLPDSMRALALSRDDRIAAYESKDHLVFGTQFHPEVTHTPNGMSILKAFLRDICKYQERWSPEDQVKSIINGIREEVGDALVLMGTSGGVDSTVAAFLIKQAIGDRLHCVFVDNGLLREGESEEVVKAFKEMGFEQFHLVDASDEFLDGLKGVSDPEEKRKIIAETFIKVFERKARELEATYGHFEFLGQGTIYPDRVESAATGKATSVIKSHHNVRLPDWMKLRLVEPLKDLYKDEVRKVGLSIGVPKRMVTRQPFPGPSLAIRIGGPVTREQLRILRHADTILQEELRQDAIYERVWQSFCVLLPVRSVGVMGDERTYDQACVIRIVESTDAMTASVSTPSWEVLLGAANRIANEVRGINRVVYDLTSKPPGTIEWY; the protein is encoded by the coding sequence ATGGGATCCCATGAGCGAGTTATTGTTCTGGATTTTGGTGGACAGTACACACATCTGATCGCGCGCAGATGTCGAGACCTTGGTGTCTATGCTGAGATACTGCCACAGGACACACGGTTGGACGAGCAGATTCTGACCGGCGTAAAAGGTGTGATTCTCTCAGGAGGCCCCCGCACAGTCGGCGAGGATGATGTCAAAGGGATCTTTGCCGAGAACCTCTCTACGTTGAGAGGGCTTCATATCCCTGTTCTTGGAATCTGTTTTGGTCATCAGCTTCTGGCAGTCGCTCATGGTGGAGAACTGGCACCGGGTGGCAATCCCGAATATGGTAGCACAAAGATTCGTGTGATCGACCGCTCTTCGATCCTTCGTGGGCTGGAGCCGGAGCAGATGGTCTGGATGAGCCATAGCGACGAGGTCCGAACGCTTCCCGATTCAATGCGTGCCTTGGCGCTGAGCCGGGACGATCGAATTGCGGCATATGAGAGCAAGGATCATCTGGTCTTCGGAACCCAGTTCCATCCTGAGGTGACTCATACCCCAAATGGGATGTCCATTCTCAAAGCATTTCTTCGTGACATATGCAAGTACCAAGAGCGATGGTCCCCAGAAGACCAGGTGAAGAGCATCATCAATGGCATTCGTGAAGAGGTCGGAGACGCTCTTGTGTTGATGGGCACTAGTGGGGGTGTGGACTCCACCGTTGCAGCCTTTCTGATTAAGCAAGCCATTGGTGATCGATTACATTGCGTCTTCGTTGATAATGGTCTGCTCCGTGAGGGTGAGAGTGAAGAGGTGGTCAAAGCCTTCAAGGAGATGGGGTTCGAGCAGTTCCATCTTGTTGATGCCTCTGACGAATTTCTTGATGGCCTCAAGGGCGTGAGCGATCCCGAGGAGAAACGAAAGATCATTGCTGAGACCTTCATCAAGGTCTTTGAACGGAAGGCACGGGAGCTGGAGGCTACTTATGGTCACTTCGAATTTCTTGGGCAGGGTACCATCTACCCGGATCGAGTAGAGAGTGCTGCGACCGGGAAGGCGACTTCTGTTATTAAGAGCCATCATAACGTTCGATTACCTGACTGGATGAAGTTGAGACTTGTAGAGCCGCTCAAGGATCTGTATAAGGATGAGGTCCGCAAGGTCGGGCTGAGTATCGGGGTTCCCAAACGGATGGTGACAAGGCAACCGTTCCCCGGGCCTTCTCTTGCGATCAGGATCGGCGGACCTGTCACTCGTGAGCAGCTGAGAATACTTCGTCATGCAGATACGATCCTCCAAGAAGAGTTACGTCAGGATGCTATCTATGAGCGAGTCTGGCAGTCTTTCTGTGTGCTTCTTCCTGTTCGTTCGGTTGGTGTGATGGGCGATGAGCGGACCTACGACCAAGCCTGTGTGATCCGAATTGTTGAGAGTACTGATGCCATGACGGCTTCGGTGAGTACGCCCTCATGGGAAGTGCTTCTGGGTGCTGCAAACCGGATTGCTAATGAGGTTCGTGGGATCAATCGGGTCGTCTATGATCTGACCTCTAAGCCTCCCGGCACGATCGAGTGGTATTGA
- a CDS encoding acetoin utilization protein AcuC: MDARFAYPYTEDLLQYEFRKSHPLKPRRLKLTYLLSKEFGLLDGVNVFTPRLATRHELELFHAPDFVQAVKSCETGDCTNWKYGLGTSDNPVFPKIYEAACRYVGATLDAMREVMNGAPGGFAISGGLHHAQRSEASGFCIFNDIAIAINLFQKKFPGRKVLYYDFDAHHADGVQNAFYRSKDVLTISIHETGRTLFPGTGRVYESGAGEAVGYAVNIPLLAGSGDRELITSFEEIVVPLFDSFEPDLLVTQLGVDGHYLDPLAHLAYTSRGYETVLTRLHELASEHCENGWLAVGGGGYHLMNVARLWTLFLAIMLDEDIPRWIPEDLLESTDEDDLRQCPLTVRDEEDVTQIYRPASEVQEHLNKIITRIKEEVFPKHGL, from the coding sequence TTGGATGCGCGATTTGCCTATCCCTATACTGAGGACCTGCTTCAATACGAGTTCCGTAAGTCTCACCCCTTGAAGCCACGTCGTCTAAAACTCACCTATCTGCTCTCAAAGGAGTTTGGGCTTCTTGATGGGGTCAACGTCTTTACGCCAAGGTTGGCTACACGTCACGAGCTGGAACTGTTCCATGCCCCGGATTTTGTGCAGGCTGTCAAGTCGTGTGAGACGGGCGACTGCACCAATTGGAAGTATGGTCTTGGGACTTCTGACAACCCCGTCTTTCCGAAGATCTACGAGGCAGCCTGTAGGTATGTCGGCGCAACATTAGATGCAATGCGTGAGGTGATGAACGGAGCGCCCGGAGGGTTTGCGATCTCTGGCGGTCTTCATCATGCTCAACGTAGTGAGGCTTCGGGCTTTTGTATCTTCAATGATATTGCGATCGCAATCAATCTGTTCCAGAAAAAATTTCCCGGGCGGAAAGTTCTGTATTATGATTTTGATGCGCATCATGCGGATGGAGTTCAAAATGCGTTCTATCGGTCCAAGGATGTATTGACCATCTCCATTCACGAGACCGGTCGAACGCTCTTTCCCGGTACTGGCCGCGTCTATGAGAGCGGAGCAGGTGAGGCCGTGGGATATGCGGTGAACATACCTTTACTTGCAGGCTCAGGCGATCGTGAGCTTATCACGTCCTTTGAAGAAATCGTGGTTCCTCTCTTCGATTCGTTCGAGCCCGACTTGCTTGTGACTCAGCTTGGTGTAGATGGTCATTATCTTGATCCTCTAGCCCATCTTGCGTATACGAGCCGCGGCTACGAGACCGTCCTGACACGACTTCATGAGCTGGCGTCGGAACACTGCGAAAACGGCTGGTTGGCGGTCGGCGGTGGTGGGTATCATCTTATGAATGTTGCAAGGCTCTGGACCCTCTTCCTTGCAATAATGCTCGATGAAGACATACCTCGGTGGATTCCCGAAGATCTATTGGAGTCGACTGACGAAGACGATCTGCGTCAATGCCCTCTGACCGTCCGTGATGAAGAAGATGTTACCCAGATCTATCGCCCTGCATCTGAAGTACAAGAGCATCTCAACAAGATCATCACCCGCATCAAAGAGGAAGTGTTTCCCAAGCACGGTCTATGA
- a CDS encoding amidohydrolase family protein — protein MTIDIHTHLGADRTRIGEVTRSNLSDYVDTLLTEMDKFGILKAVLVPIPHLVPTDLYLEATNLNPERLYTACSIIPRPIDRARDLLKTYVDQGAVALVLDENMFYPEDPAVMALINESVNSDIPVFFHVSNVDNGMFALINRVTVTYPESHFVILHMGGLFGFSRVTALISRKNLWLEISSTIIKLVESPLRVFLDAVAQDRGVEQLVFGSDHYAEYGHLLAALNMIDIDYDTSKAIRETNAEKILRL, from the coding sequence ATGACAATAGATATTCATACCCATCTGGGTGCCGATAGGACTCGGATTGGCGAAGTCACTCGTTCCAACCTCTCTGATTATGTAGACACACTGCTCACCGAGATGGACAAGTTCGGGATTCTCAAGGCTGTGCTCGTACCAATCCCACACCTTGTCCCTACCGACCTTTATCTCGAGGCCACGAACTTGAACCCTGAGCGGTTATACACTGCATGCTCAATAATTCCCCGCCCCATCGACCGTGCGCGCGATCTTCTTAAGACCTACGTTGACCAAGGTGCGGTAGCACTGGTTCTTGACGAGAATATGTTCTATCCCGAAGACCCCGCTGTCATGGCATTGATCAATGAGTCGGTCAACTCGGATATTCCTGTGTTCTTTCACGTGTCTAATGTGGACAATGGCATGTTCGCGCTCATAAATCGGGTCACTGTGACTTATCCGGAGAGTCATTTCGTTATCCTACATATGGGAGGACTCTTTGGATTTTCCCGTGTCACTGCTCTGATCTCGCGTAAGAATCTCTGGTTAGAGATCTCATCGACTATCATCAAACTGGTGGAGAGCCCCCTTCGTGTCTTTCTTGATGCTGTGGCACAGGATCGGGGAGTCGAACAGTTGGTGTTTGGTTCCGACCACTACGCAGAGTACGGCCATCTATTAGCTGCACTCAATATGATCGACATCGATTATGACACATCAAAAGCGATTCGCGAAACCAATGCGGAAAAGATTCTCCGGCTCTGA
- a CDS encoding carotenoid biosynthesis protein codes for MNRFRGIGLTILMMGLSTLTSFHLWWIYGLNVAYQVIVTLLIATLGEHLVSGQGYYYYTKHNGLFIGNVPLWIPFMWVFTVQVSMISALTWGLPGLAAAVGSGLIASLVDFAFLEPYFSRQQGYWIWQSVERGYFRFVPKELHRFTAPPGNYITWFLFPTIMNVFLVLLSTL; via the coding sequence ATGAATCGTTTCAGAGGAATAGGTCTCACAATATTGATGATGGGACTAAGTACACTGACAAGTTTCCATCTCTGGTGGATCTATGGTTTGAACGTGGCATACCAAGTGATAGTCACACTTCTCATAGCGACACTTGGTGAGCATCTTGTTTCAGGACAAGGATATTATTATTATACTAAACACAATGGTCTCTTCATTGGAAACGTGCCTCTCTGGATACCGTTCATGTGGGTGTTCACGGTACAAGTCTCTATGATCAGCGCGCTCACATGGGGGCTCCCGGGTCTTGCTGCTGCGGTAGGTTCCGGTCTCATAGCCTCACTTGTGGACTTTGCGTTCTTGGAACCATACTTCTCCCGACAGCAAGGCTATTGGATCTGGCAGTCGGTCGAACGCGGCTATTTCAGATTTGTACCTAAAGAACTGCACCGATTTACCGCACCCCCAGGAAACTACATCACTTGGTTTCTGTTCCCCACCATCATGAACGTGTTCCTAGTCTTACTCAGCACGTTATAA
- a CDS encoding MBL fold metallo-hydrolase, translating to MNFTEIGSGVFVIVGGSFPRCNTVVILGEENILIDPGCAIEDLRVFLQARDLEIRDIDTIILSHIHPDHITHTMRINRLSCCRIAANEITAPLFDDKEKMKAFLGFPRGHPTRAIWEQYIEEKAYGAFDEGRVDEVLHDGDKFVTGDLTLVCRYTPGHLPDHMCVEIPELKAVYASDIDCTEFGPFYGHPNSSIDEFRQSISMLRETDYDYYISGHLTSVLVPNYKEALGAYDKQFDIREDLVLAAIAEGATTVPEITITPIIYPSLTNPVFLQFERWMVEHHVENLIRKGLVTNDHGRLRMV from the coding sequence TTGAACTTCACTGAAATTGGCTCTGGTGTTTTTGTTATAGTCGGAGGATCCTTTCCTCGTTGCAATACTGTAGTCATTCTTGGTGAAGAGAATATTCTCATTGATCCCGGTTGTGCCATCGAAGACCTTAGAGTATTTCTTCAGGCACGTGATCTTGAGATTCGGGACATCGATACGATTATCTTGTCCCATATACATCCGGATCACATCACGCATACTATGCGGATCAATCGACTCTCCTGTTGTCGAATTGCTGCGAATGAGATCACAGCCCCACTCTTTGACGACAAGGAGAAAATGAAGGCTTTCTTGGGATTCCCTCGGGGCCACCCCACTCGTGCAATTTGGGAACAATACATTGAGGAGAAGGCCTATGGGGCCTTTGATGAGGGTCGAGTTGATGAGGTGCTTCATGATGGTGACAAGTTCGTTACTGGTGACCTGACCTTAGTGTGCCGATATACTCCCGGCCATCTTCCTGATCACATGTGTGTCGAGATCCCTGAATTGAAGGCGGTCTACGCATCTGACATTGATTGTACCGAATTTGGTCCGTTCTATGGTCATCCCAACTCCTCAATTGATGAGTTTCGACAATCTATCTCCATGCTTCGTGAGACCGACTATGATTATTACATCAGTGGTCATCTGACCTCTGTCCTAGTTCCCAACTATAAAGAAGCGCTTGGTGCCTACGATAAGCAATTCGATATCCGTGAGGATCTGGTCCTTGCGGCGATTGCAGAGGGGGCCACCACTGTTCCTGAGATCACCATCACCCCGATCATCTATCCCTCGCTTACTAATCCCGTATTCCTTCAGTTCGAACGATGGATGGTAGAGCATCACGTAGAGAATCTTATCCGTAAAGGTCTCGTGACTAATGATCACGGTCGTTTGCGGATGGTCTAG
- a CDS encoding thioredoxin domain-containing protein, whose product MDHGEPNHLVAETSPYLQQHVYNLVDWYPWSDEAFELAKKENKPVFLSIGYSTCHWCHVMAHESFEDEEVAALLNEHFVSIKVDREERPDIDRIYMKVAQMMTGTGGWPLSIFMTPDKKPFFAATYIPKRSSHGRHGLLSLLPALAEIWETQQDQIAETLRTVQKGLERRPVASESSLHENILTVAKDQYLLAFDSINGGFGTRPKFPAPHNLMLLLRLWNMDEDRKVLSMVEKTLKSMRMGGIFDHVGYGFHRYSTDAEWRLPHFEKMLYDQAMHIMAYTEAYQATGRQEYAQVVREIIEYVRRSLRSPEGGFYSAEDADSEGEEGRFYVWTLEELEELLAPDEFEIVKVVFNVNVDGNFEDEATGRRTGANVLYMKRDLSAIAWDLEIDREQIENVLACVREKLLERRSQRTRPLCDVKVLADWNGLMVAALAKAGVIDDQYLGLAEDAMALVKKRMIKSGRLAHGITGNRLLNPSYLDDYAFVVWGLIELYQATAKPQYLLDAHTLNSQMLALFHDETSGALFFTAHDSEELLGRDLTAYDGAIPSGNSVAAMNIARLARITGDESLEAKSWGIMSAFTQSIERNPMAYSMMLMSYQFLTGPTTEVVITGPSDTTRAMAHWLRVWFLPNMTLLLMSSDEESRVLDQLTSFTNEYTIGDQAMAYICVNKTCNLPTGDLDDIKSQLSPRPV is encoded by the coding sequence ATGGATCATGGCGAGCCAAACCATCTTGTAGCCGAGACAAGTCCCTATCTTCAGCAGCATGTGTACAATCTGGTCGATTGGTATCCGTGGAGCGATGAGGCCTTTGAACTTGCAAAGAAGGAAAACAAACCAGTCTTCCTGTCGATCGGCTATAGCACATGTCACTGGTGCCATGTGATGGCCCACGAGTCGTTTGAGGATGAAGAAGTTGCAGCACTTCTCAATGAGCATTTTGTAAGCATAAAGGTCGATCGTGAAGAGAGACCGGATATTGATCGGATCTACATGAAGGTCGCACAGATGATGACCGGAACTGGTGGCTGGCCGCTCTCCATTTTCATGACCCCTGACAAGAAGCCATTCTTCGCTGCGACGTATATCCCCAAGAGATCGTCACATGGGCGACATGGGCTGCTTTCACTGCTACCGGCACTTGCTGAGATCTGGGAGACCCAACAAGACCAGATCGCAGAGACCCTCAGAACAGTACAGAAGGGCTTGGAGCGTAGACCTGTCGCCAGCGAGAGTAGCCTTCACGAGAACATTCTCACAGTTGCGAAGGATCAGTATCTTCTGGCCTTTGACTCGATTAATGGTGGCTTTGGCACACGGCCGAAGTTTCCAGCGCCTCATAACCTGATGCTACTCTTACGGCTCTGGAACATGGACGAAGATCGCAAGGTCTTGTCTATGGTTGAGAAGACGCTCAAGTCGATGCGAATGGGTGGAATCTTCGATCATGTCGGATATGGTTTTCATAGATACTCTACTGATGCCGAGTGGAGATTGCCTCACTTCGAAAAGATGCTCTATGATCAAGCAATGCATATCATGGCCTATACGGAGGCATATCAGGCAACCGGAAGACAAGAGTACGCACAGGTGGTACGTGAGATCATCGAATATGTGCGTAGATCTCTTAGAAGCCCTGAAGGTGGTTTTTACTCTGCCGAGGATGCCGACTCCGAGGGTGAGGAGGGACGTTTCTATGTTTGGACACTTGAAGAACTTGAGGAACTCTTGGCTCCTGATGAGTTTGAGATTGTCAAAGTTGTCTTCAATGTGAATGTTGATGGAAATTTCGAAGACGAGGCGACTGGTCGGCGTACGGGCGCTAATGTCCTCTATATGAAGAGAGACCTCTCTGCTATTGCGTGGGACTTGGAGATCGACAGGGAACAGATCGAGAATGTTCTCGCCTGCGTTCGTGAAAAATTGTTAGAGCGTCGTTCTCAGCGAACAAGACCGTTGTGTGATGTGAAGGTCCTTGCAGATTGGAATGGGCTGATGGTCGCAGCACTTGCCAAGGCCGGAGTGATCGATGATCAATATCTGGGACTCGCAGAGGACGCAATGGCCCTGGTTAAGAAAAGGATGATCAAGAGTGGCCGGCTTGCTCATGGTATCACTGGCAATCGGCTCTTGAATCCTTCATACCTTGATGACTATGCCTTTGTTGTGTGGGGCCTGATCGAACTCTATCAGGCTACAGCCAAGCCTCAATATCTGCTGGATGCTCACACACTCAATTCCCAGATGCTTGCTCTCTTTCATGATGAGACGAGTGGTGCCTTATTTTTCACCGCACACGATTCAGAGGAGCTTCTTGGTCGAGACCTCACAGCGTACGATGGAGCGATACCTTCAGGGAATTCGGTTGCTGCAATGAATATAGCACGATTGGCACGGATCACTGGTGACGAATCGCTGGAGGCAAAATCTTGGGGGATCATGTCCGCCTTTACACAGTCGATTGAAAGAAATCCGATGGCTTATTCCATGATGCTGATGAGCTATCAGTTCCTTACGGGTCCTACCACAGAAGTTGTTATCACAGGCCCCTCTGATACTACACGAGCAATGGCTCACTGGCTCAGGGTATGGTTTCTTCCGAATATGACGCTTCTATTGATGTCTTCAGATGAGGAGTCAAGAGTACTTGATCAGCTTACCTCATTCACCAATGAGTATACGATTGGTGACCAAGCGATGGCCTATATCTGTGTCAACAAGACCTGTAATCTTCCGACTGGTGATCTTGACGATATTAAGAGTCAGTTGTCACCACGCCCGGTCTGA